A genomic region of Prionailurus bengalensis isolate Pbe53 chromosome D1, Fcat_Pben_1.1_paternal_pri, whole genome shotgun sequence contains the following coding sequences:
- the LOC122483523 gene encoding olfactory receptor 481, giving the protein MENHTAVTEFIILGLTDNPTLCAIFFVIFLGVYVVTIVGNISIIILIRSSPQLHTPMYLFLSHLAFVDIGYSTSVTPIMLMSFLREKTTIPITGCIAQLGSDVTFGTTECFLLATMAYDRYVAICSPLLYSTQMSSVVCFLLLGASYLGGCMNASSFTGCLMNLSFCGPNKINHFFCDLFPLLKLSCGHVFIAEISPAISSASVLISTLFTIIVSYSYILHSILNMRSTEGRKKAFSTCTSHLTAVTLFYGTVLFVYVMPKSSYSADQVKVASVIYTVVVPMLNPLIYSLRNKEVKGAMRKLMARTHWFS; this is encoded by the coding sequence ATGGAAAACCACACAGCAGTGACAGAGTTCATTATTCTGGGATTAACAGATAATCCCACACTATGTGCCatcttctttgtgatttttctggGAGTTTATGTAGTTACCATAGTGGGAAATATCAGTATAATCATCTTAATCCGAAGCAGCCCACAGCTGCACACCCCAATGTACCTTTTTCTCAGCCATTTGGCCTTTGTGGACATTGGGTATTCCACGTCAGTCACGCCAATCATGCTAATgagttttttaagagagaaaacaactATCCCTATCACTGGTTGTATAGCCCAGCTTGGCTCTGATGTCACTTTTGGGACTACAGAATGCTTCCTGCTGGCTACCATGGCCTATgatcgctatgtggccatctgctCTCCCTTACTCTACTCTACCCAGATGTCCTCAGTGGTCTGCTTCCTCCTACTGGGGGCTTCCTACCTGGGTGGATGCATGAACGCTTCATCATTTACAGGCTGTCTGATGAATCTATCTTTCTGTGGACCAAATAAAATCAACCATTTTTTCTGTGACCTCTTTCCACTCTTGAAGCTTTCTTGTGGCCATGTTTTTATTGCTGAAATATCTCCCGCCATCTCTTCTGCATCCGTCCTCATAAGCACACTGTTTACCATAATTGTGTCCTACAGCTACATCCTCCACTCAATTCTGAATATGCGCTCTACTGAGGGGAGGAAGAAGGCCTTCTCAACCTGCACTTCCCACCTCACTGCCGTCACTTTGTTTTATGGGACAGTTTTGTTCGTTTATGTGATGCCCAAGTCCAGTTATTCAGCTGATCAGGTCAAAGTGGCCTCTGTCATCTATACAGTGGTGGTCCCCATGTTGAATCCCCTCATCTACAGTCTGAGGAACAAGGAGGTGAAAGGGGCCATGAGAAAACTAATGGCCAGAACACACTGGTTTTCCTGA
- the LOC122484287 gene encoding olfactory receptor 481-like has protein sequence MCLGGQASTTVHHAFPYHTGTHIVQLGSDVVFGHTLDNTLAECFLLAAVAYDHYVATCSPLLYSTHMSSRVRIVLLAASYLGVCVNASSFTGCLLSLTFCGPNKINHVFCDLPPLVKLSCTHIYVAEVSPAILGGSIIVITLFIIAVSYLYILHLVLNMHPTEGRHKAFSFCTSHLSAATLFYGTVTFVYVIPKSSHSSDNIKVVSVFYTVVVPMLNPLIYSLRNKEVKEAMRKLMARKNRSF, from the exons ATGTGCCTGGGCGGACAGGCCTCAA CAACAGTACATCACGCTTTTCCATATCATACTGGCACCCACATAGTTCAGCTTGGCTCTGATGTTGTCTTTGGACACACTTTGGACAACACTTTGGCTGAGTGTTTCCTACTGGCTGCCGTGGCCTATGATCACTATGTGGCCACCTGCTCTCCACTTCTCTACTCTACACACATGTCTTCCAGAGTCCGTATCGTCTTATTGGCTGCTTCCTATCTGGGGGTGTGTGTGAATGCTTCATCATTTACTGGCTGTTTATTGAGCTTGACTTTCTGTGGACCAAATAAAATCAACCATGTCTTCTGTGACCTACCACCACTAGTGAAGCTTTCTTGTACCCATATTTATGTTGCTGAAGTATCTCCTGCCATCTTAGGTGGGTCAATCATTGTAATCACATTGTTTATCATAGCTGTTTCATATCTATACATCCTGCACTTGGTCCTGAATATGCACCCCACTGAGGGAAGACACAAGGCCTTCTCTTTTTGTACTTCTCACCTCAGTGCAGCCACTTTGTTTTATGGCACAGTCACATTTGTTTATGTCATACCGAAGTCAAGCCACTCATCCGACAATATTAAAGTGGTGTCTGTGTTCTATACAGTGGTGGtccccatgctgaaccccttgATCTACAGTCTGagaaacaaagaggtgaaagaggCAATGAGAAAATTGATGGCTAGAAAAAATAggtcattttga